One genomic region from Oncorhynchus clarkii lewisi isolate Uvic-CL-2024 unplaced genomic scaffold, UVic_Ocla_1.0 unplaced_contig_5436_pilon_pilon, whole genome shotgun sequence encodes:
- the LOC139402665 gene encoding transmembrane protein 39A-like: protein MPGGRRGPSRQQLSRSALPSLQTLVGGSLGNGLRNRSSNCVGLSAPPLSALITPEPVRHYRIPDLPLDSSLLFEFLLFLYLLVALFVQYINIYRTVWWYPYSHPAASTSLNFHLMDYHLAIFITVMLARRLVWTIVSEASQTSPCSLVRYVVLIAARLSLLTLCGWVLCWTLVNLFKNHSVLNLLFLGYPFGVYVPLCCFHQESRAQPVPSDCGYSDQDLSHGPFFRPKDFLALLRENLREQFTTPGHIPHHTCPQPPSPELIRSEVEELRSDFNRRIKEVLFNSLFSAYYVAFLPLCFVKSTQYYDMRWSCEHLIMVWINAFVMLMSQLLPPSYCDLLHRSAAHLGRWQKLEHGFYSNAPQHVWSESTVWPQGVLVRHSRSLYKAVGPYNVALPSDVSHARFYFLFHKPLRILNLLIWIESSVVLYQLYSLLRSDSWNHTLSLGLILFCNYYVLFKLLRDRIVLGKAYSYPVTSSTGSSTTTSTATNGLGLKSQ from the exons ATGCCCGGGGGCCGCAGGGGGCCAAGTAGACAACAGCTGAGCCGCTCTGCTCTGCCCTCCCTGCAGACTCTGGTGGGGGGCAGCCTCGGCAACGGACTCAGAAACAG GAGCAGTAACTGTGTGGGTCTCTCTGCCCCGCCCCTCTCGGCCCTCATCACGCCAGAACCCGTCCGTCACTACCGGATCCCTGACCTCCCATTGGACAGCAGCCTGCTGTTTGAGTTCCTGCTCTTCCTCTACCTGCTGGTGGCGCtgtttgttcagtatattaatatCTACAGGACTGTGTGGTGGTACCCTTATAGTCACCCTGCTGCCTCCACCTCTCTG AACTTCCATCTGATGGACTACCACCTGGCTATCTTCATCACAGTGATGCTGGCCAGGAGACTGGTGTGGACTATAGTGTCAGAg GCGTCTCAGACCAGTCCATGTTCCTTGGTACGGTACGTGGTTCTGATCGCAGCACGGCTCAGCCTCCTCACTCTGTGTGGCTGGGTTCTCTGTTGGACCCTGGTCAACCTGTTCAAGAACCACTCGGTGCTCAACCTGCTCTTCCTTGGATACCC GTTTGGGGTGTATGTTCCCCTGTGTTGCTTCCATCAGGAGAGTAGGGCCCAGCCAGTGCCTTCAGACTGTGGTTACTCAGACCAGGACCTGTCCCATGGGCCCTTCTTCAG gCCTAAGGACTTCCTAGCATTACTAAGGGAGAACCTGAGAGAGCAGTTTACCACTCCAGGCCACATCCCCCACCACACCTGTCCCCAGCCCCCGTCTCCAGAACTCATCCGCAGCGAGGTGGAGGAACTCCGGAGCGACTTTAACCGTCGCATCAAGGAAGTCCTCTTCAACTCCCTCTTCAGCGCTTACTACGTAGCCTTCCTCCCCCTCTGCTTCGTCAAG agTACCCAGTACTATGACATGCGCTGGTCCTGTGAGCACCTGATCATGGTGTGGATCAATGCGTTTGTGATGCTGATGAGCCAGCTGTTACCTCCCAGCTACTGTGACCTGCTGCACCGCTCTGCAGCCCACCTGGGGCGCTGGCAGAAGCTGGAGCACGGCTTCTACAGCAACGCGCCACAGCACGT GTGGTCTGAGAGTACAGTCTGGCCCCAGGGGGTGTTGGTACGTCACAGTCGTAGCCTGTACAAGGCTGTAGGACCCTACAACGTGGCCCTGCCCTCAGACGTCTCCCACGCTAGGTTTTAC TTCCTTTTCCACAAGCCGTTGCGGATCCTGAACCTGTTAATCTGGATCGAGTCCAGCGTAGTCCTGTACCAGTTGTACTCCCTGCTCCGCTCTGACAGCTGGAACCACACCCTGTCCCTGGGCCTCATCCTGTTCTGTAACTACTACGTCCTCTTCAAGCTGCTCCGGGACCGCATCGTGCTGGGCAAGGCCTACTCCTACCCTGTTACCTCCAGTACCGGGTCCAGCACCACCACCAGCACCGCCACCAACGGCCTGGGGCTCAAGTCCCAGTGA
- the LOC139402663 gene encoding immunoglobulin-like domain-containing receptor 1, producing the protein MDQSSTMRRLILAAFVLSSLPTEVQGVQVNVPQTERSTALFASVILKCDYSTSANQQDVQVTWRYKSFCKDPILEYYSQAYQNALQLGQDPANDCPDRQRTVRIIVQKRGSNEAILGTEYRERKISVQNKADLVINEIMWWDNGVYYCSVEATGDTSGGLDGVIQLMVYNWLTVLFIVIGALLLILLFCICCCQCCPQRCCCYVRCPCCPQTCCCPEKAVMQHRMMKDAQRAMGPWMGGQPIYSPMSHGSSQMNPLLYAGSQSGKSIAMAPMPLPPPPSGYNMPPSVHAASIYGNQHPGNKQMLDYLESQVRGMDGTSPMMQPQPHHQQLQMIPPPLQHMMPQHVPFSAGPPSMLSGLDDGAVEYRGIIQMPPIVEQPGRGGRRGGQPPLAPKTRPPSSRGSSRSESRFTSHRDDRSEASGSRYPSPSRSRGMPRSYSEDFLDGESRGARGRLGSRDDLSDRVPRSRSRDDLFEEQRRAPPPSNYSRSRRGSFSSDEDENSRRGEGRGHRRGGGGEMYSDIPPSYSEYEPGQKPPRRNERYSVKTLL; encoded by the exons ATGGATCAATCATCAACGATGAGGAGGTTGATACTGGCCGCGTTCGTCCTCTCTTCCCTACCGACAG AGGTGCAGGGCGTCCAGGTGAATGTTCCTCAGACAGAGAGGAGTACAGCTCTGTTTGCCTCCGTCATTCTGAAGTGTGATTACTCCACCTCCGCTAACCAGCAGGATGTCCAGGTCACCTGGCGATACAAGTCCTTCTGCAAGGACCCCATCCTGGAGTATTACTCCCAAG CGTACCAGAATGCTCTGCAGCTGGGTCAGGACCCGGCCAATGACTGCCCAGACCGCCAGCGCACGGTGAGGATCATCGTCCAGAAGAGAGGCTCCAACGAGGCCATACTGGGCACAGAGTACCGGGAACGCAAGATCTCCGTCCAGAACA AGGCTGACCTGGTGATCAATGAGATCATGTGGTGGGACAACGGAGTTTACTACTGTTCTGTGGAAGCCACGGGAGACACCAGCGGCGGCTTGGATGGCGTGATCCAACTCATGGTCTACA ACTGGCTGACGGTGCTGTTCATAGTGATTGGAGCTCTGCTCCTCATCCTGCTCTTCTGTATCTGCTGCTGCCAGTGTTGTCCTCAGAGGTGCTGCTGCTACGTCCGCTGCCCCTGCTGCCCACAGACCTGCTGCTGTCCTGAGAAAG cggtGATGCAGCACAGGATGATGAAGGATGCCCAGAGGGCCATGGGTCCATGGATGGGAGGTCAGCCCATCTACAGCCCCATGAGCCACGGATCCTCACAGATGAACCCTCTGCTGTATGCAG GCTCCCAATCAGGGAAGAGCATCGCCATGGCCCCCATGCCCCTACCCCCTCCCCCATCTGGCTACAACATGCCCCCCAGTGTCCACGCTGCCAGCATCTACGGCAACCAACATCCCGGCAACAAGCAGATGCTGGACTACCTGGAGAGCCAGGTGAGGGGCATGGATGGGACCAGCCCCATGATGCAGCCCCAACCCCACCACCAGCAGCTCCAGATGATACCCCCTCCCCTTCAGCACATGATGCCCCAGCACGTCCCCTTCTCAGCGGGTCCTCCCAGCATGCTCTCTGGCCTGGACGACGGGGCCGTGGAGTACCGGGGGATCATCCAGATGCCTCCCATCGTAGAGCAGCCTGGACGAGGAGGTCGGAGAGGGGGCCAGCCGCCGCTTGCTCCTAAAACACGTCCACCCAGCTCCAGAGGAAGCAGCCGCAGCGAGAGTCGCTTCACCAGTCACCGTGACGACCGCAGCGAAGCCAGCGGGAGCCGTTACCCGTCGCCGTCAAGGAGCCGTGGCATGCCAAGGAGCTACAGTGAAGACTTTCTAGACGGGGAGAGCCGGGGGGCGCGGGGTCGACTGGGTTCACGTGACGACCTCAGCGACAGGGTccctcgatcccgctccagagacgACCTGTTCGAGGAGCAGCGTCGCGCCCCGCCTCCCAGCAACTACTCCCGCTCCCGCAGAGGGTCGTTCAGTTCAGATGAGGATGAAAACAGCAGGAGAGGAGAAGGCAGAGGTCaccggagaggaggaggaggagagatgtatTCAGACATTCCGCCCAGCTATTCTGAATACGAGCCGGGACAGAAACCACCAAGGAGGAATGAGCGTTACTCTGTTAAAACTCTGCTTTAG